From the genome of Thermus tengchongensis:
GAGCAGGGCTACCAGCAACCCTGCCAGGGCTCCCGTAAAGGCGCTGTAGAGGATGAGGGGGCCGGTCTGCCGCACCTCCTCGTCCCAGAGGGAGGAGAGGTTGAGCTGGGGGCCGCGGCCCAAGGGGCGCATCAGAGGGAGTGTACCAGACTGGTGGGGCTTCCCCGGGTCAGGCGGGGGGTGGGGAGGCCCAAGGCCCGGTACCCTCCCCGGGTCAGGGCCCGCACCAGGAGCCTTGGGTCCGCCTTCCCCCAGAGGGAAAGGACCTCGTTTTTCACGTCCAGGTCGGGGCTACTGGCCCGGGAGTCGGTGCCCAGGGCCACCTCCACCCCGTGGCGGGCGTAGAGGGCGAGGGGGGCTTCGCCCACCTCCAGCCCCGCGTTGGAGCGGGGGCAGAGGACCACCTTGGTGCCCGTTTCCGCCAAGAGCCTCGCTTCCTCCTCATCCACCTGCACCCCGTGCACCAAGGCGGTGCCGGGCCCTAAGACCCCTAGGGCGTGGAGGTAGCGCACGGGGGTGAGGCCTGGGGGTTCCCAGGGGGTCCGGCTGAAGCGGCGGTGGACCTCGGCCAAAGGGCCCTCCCCCCTTAGGAGAAAGGCCACCTCCTCGGGGCTTTCCCCCGCGTGGACCATGAGGGGAAGGCCCTCCGCCTGGGCGTACTGGGCCAGCTTGCGGAGGAGGGGGGCGCTCACGGAGTAGGGGGCGTGGGGGGCGAGGCCCACCCGCACCCGGCCCTCCTTCCGCCTCCAGGCCTCCACCTTGGCCCGTACCCTTCCGAAGACCTCCTCTGCCACGCTGGGGTCCGGGGCGAAGACCTCGTAGTAGGCCACCCCAGGGAGGGGGCTTTCCTCCAGGAGAAACGCCATCACCTCGTCATGGAACACGATGTCGGCGAAGGCCCCCACCCCGGAGGCCAGAAGCTCCTCCAGGCCCTTCCGCGCCGCCTCCAGCCCCCGCTTTTCCCGGTGGGCCACCACGTGGGGGATAAAGCCGGAGAAGGGGCCTTGGTAGCGGGGGTGGAGGGAGAGGTCCAGGTGGGTGTGGGCGTTCACCGGGGGAGGGAAGAGGGCTTTGCCCTTATGCACCACCTCCGCCTCGGGGAAGCGGCGCTTCAGCTCCTCCAAGGGGCCTTGGCCCACCACGTGCTTTCCCTGGACGGCGATGGCCCCTTGGAGCATGGGGGTGCCGAAGCCGGTGTAGACCACCTCTGCGGTCCAGAGCTCAGTCTTTAGCCAGAACATAGCGGTTGGGCCCCCGCGCGAAGTCCAGCGCCCGGTAGCCCTGGGCGAAGTAGTGGCCCAGGACCAGGCGGCTATGCTCCCGCCACCTCAGGGCGAGGGTGGGGTCTTCCCGCAGGATGCGCCCCCAGTCCTCGGGGATCTGGAAGAGGAGGCGGGGGGCCTCGAGGTCCAAGTCGGCTTCCACGGGCTCCTCCCCTTCCACCCGGTTGGCCTGGGGAAGGCCCTCCACCTGGGGCTCAGGGGGCGGGTCGTAGATGCG
Proteins encoded in this window:
- a CDS encoding amidohydrolase family protein encodes the protein MFWLKTELWTAEVVYTGFGTPMLQGAIAVQGKHVVGQGPLEELKRRFPEAEVVHKGKALFPPPVNAHTHLDLSLHPRYQGPFSGFIPHVVAHREKRGLEAARKGLEELLASGVGAFADIVFHDEVMAFLLEESPLPGVAYYEVFAPDPSVAEEVFGRVRAKVEAWRRKEGRVRVGLAPHAPYSVSAPLLRKLAQYAQAEGLPLMVHAGESPEEVAFLLRGEGPLAEVHRRFSRTPWEPPGLTPVRYLHALGVLGPGTALVHGVQVDEEEARLLAETGTKVVLCPRSNAGLEVGEAPLALYARHGVEVALGTDSRASSPDLDVKNEVLSLWGKADPRLLVRALTRGGYRALGLPTPRLTRGSPTSLVHSL